From a region of the Chitinophaga caseinilytica genome:
- the cysM gene encoding cysteine synthase CysM codes for MSTVLDLVGNTPMVALQRIPENPDVTIYAKLEGTNPGGSVKDRAAYGMIKGALDRGEIRPGIKLIEATSGNTGIALAMIANLFNVEIEIVMPEDATRERVLTMEAFGAKVTLTPKEQSMEGAIDYAHAQVAKGGYHMLNQFANPDNYGMHYRTTGPEIWRDTNHGITHFVSAMGTTGTIMGVSRFLKEVSPAVQIVGCQPTDGSKIPGIRKWPEAYLPKIFERQRVDRIMDISEAEAREMSNRLAKEEAIFCGMSSGGAVAAAVRLANELTSGVIVAIICDRGDRYLSTDLFGK; via the coding sequence ATGAGCACAGTACTGGATTTAGTGGGCAACACACCCATGGTTGCCCTGCAGCGCATCCCTGAAAACCCGGACGTTACGATCTACGCCAAGCTGGAAGGCACCAATCCCGGCGGCAGCGTGAAAGACAGGGCCGCCTACGGTATGATCAAGGGCGCGCTCGACCGCGGCGAGATCCGCCCGGGCATCAAGCTGATCGAAGCCACCAGCGGCAACACCGGCATCGCGCTGGCCATGATCGCGAACCTTTTCAACGTGGAAATAGAGATCGTCATGCCCGAAGACGCAACCCGCGAGCGCGTGCTCACCATGGAAGCTTTCGGCGCAAAGGTCACCCTCACCCCGAAAGAGCAAAGCATGGAAGGCGCGATCGACTATGCGCATGCGCAGGTGGCGAAAGGCGGCTATCACATGCTGAACCAGTTCGCCAATCCCGATAATTACGGCATGCATTACCGTACCACCGGCCCCGAAATCTGGCGGGATACCAATCACGGCATCACTCACTTCGTATCGGCCATGGGCACCACAGGCACGATCATGGGCGTTTCCCGGTTCCTCAAGGAAGTGAGCCCCGCGGTGCAGATCGTGGGTTGCCAGCCGACGGACGGGAGCAAGATCCCCGGCATCCGCAAATGGCCGGAAGCTTATCTGCCCAAGATTTTCGAGCGGCAGCGGGTAGACCGGATCATGGATATTTCAGAAGCGGAAGCCCGCGAAATGTCGAACCGCCTGGCGAAGGAAGAAGCCATTTTCTGCGGCATGAGCAGCGGCGGAGCGGTAGCCGCGGCGGTAAGGCTCGCCAACGAACTGACGAGCGGCGTGATCGTGGCCATTATCTGCGACCGCGGCGACCGTTACCTCAGTACCGACCTTTTCGGCAAATAA
- the argS gene encoding arginine--tRNA ligase: MSVVASIKQAAAEAVQALYQQPFTAADVSVNTTKPEFEGEYTIVVFPFTKFSRQKPEETAQSIGTWLAEHHPALVAGFNVVKGFLNLSVHDQFWTGFVQDAHHNTSVGQQPANGKKVMVEYSSPNTNKPLHLGHLRNNFLGFSVSEILKANGFEVVKANLVNDRGIHICKSMLAWQLFAHGDTPESTGKKGDHLVGDYYVHFESILRDQAEPIISRVLEGNFGDFEGEQVEKLIKLHTALNKPEFKANVEKAEKLRHDIKALARTASAETKDVISRIEKGDFSDFEGEDKARAKSLHQELTPAIKSDEEKADKIHDDIKELSRNRTEIMQQAKIMLQQWEAGNPEVRALWQTMNSWVYEGFEKTYKRLGIDFDKMYFESNTYLLGKDVVEEGLRKGVFFKKADNSVWIDLTADGLDEKLVLRGDGTSVYITQDIGTARLKYDDYHMDQSIYVVADEQNYHFKVLKLIMQKLGEPSADGIAHLSYGMVELPHGRMKSREGTVVDADDLVEEMVSTAAKYTEELGKVKDFTEEELRELYETIGLGAMKFFLLKVDPKKKMVFNPEESIDIHGFTGPFIQYSHARIRSILREFSAEDLAALATYRHADALLPMEKELIKINEQFGEVLAEAGREMSPSVIANYAFLLAQTFNSFYAKKESGKYTYSVRDAENEDKRKLRLQIASLTANTIRQAMKFLGIRVPERM; encoded by the coding sequence ATGAGCGTAGTTGCTTCCATTAAACAGGCCGCCGCAGAAGCGGTTCAGGCGCTGTACCAACAGCCCTTCACCGCGGCCGACGTTTCTGTCAACACCACCAAGCCCGAATTCGAAGGCGAGTATACCATCGTCGTGTTCCCTTTTACCAAGTTCAGCCGGCAAAAACCTGAAGAAACAGCACAATCCATCGGCACCTGGCTGGCGGAGCACCATCCCGCGCTCGTGGCTGGTTTCAACGTTGTGAAAGGCTTTCTTAACCTCTCCGTTCACGACCAGTTCTGGACTGGATTCGTGCAGGACGCGCATCATAACACCAGCGTGGGCCAGCAGCCTGCCAACGGTAAAAAGGTGATGGTGGAATATTCTTCCCCCAACACCAACAAACCCCTTCACCTGGGGCACCTCCGTAACAACTTCCTCGGTTTTTCCGTGTCGGAGATCCTCAAAGCCAACGGCTTCGAAGTGGTCAAAGCCAACCTCGTGAACGACCGCGGCATCCATATCTGCAAATCCATGCTCGCATGGCAGCTCTTTGCCCATGGCGATACGCCGGAATCCACCGGCAAAAAGGGCGACCATCTCGTGGGCGATTATTACGTTCATTTCGAATCCATCCTCCGCGACCAGGCCGAGCCGATCATTTCGCGCGTGCTGGAAGGGAATTTCGGGGATTTCGAAGGCGAACAGGTAGAAAAGCTCATCAAGCTCCACACGGCTTTGAACAAACCTGAATTCAAGGCCAATGTAGAAAAGGCAGAAAAGCTCAGACATGACATCAAAGCCCTCGCCCGCACCGCTTCCGCAGAAACCAAAGATGTTATCTCAAGGATAGAAAAAGGCGATTTTTCCGATTTTGAAGGGGAAGACAAGGCCCGCGCCAAATCACTCCACCAGGAACTGACGCCCGCCATCAAAAGCGACGAAGAAAAAGCGGACAAAATCCATGACGACATCAAAGAACTCTCCCGCAACCGGACCGAGATCATGCAGCAGGCCAAAATCATGCTCCAGCAATGGGAAGCCGGCAACCCGGAAGTGCGCGCCCTCTGGCAAACGATGAACAGCTGGGTATATGAAGGTTTCGAAAAAACCTACAAACGCCTCGGCATCGATTTCGACAAAATGTATTTCGAAAGCAATACCTATCTGCTGGGGAAAGACGTGGTGGAAGAAGGCCTCCGCAAAGGCGTGTTCTTCAAAAAAGCCGATAACTCCGTGTGGATCGACCTTACCGCCGACGGGCTCGACGAAAAACTCGTGCTCCGCGGCGACGGTACATCCGTTTACATCACGCAGGACATCGGTACCGCCCGCCTCAAGTACGACGACTACCACATGGACCAAAGCATCTACGTGGTGGCCGACGAGCAGAATTACCACTTCAAGGTACTGAAGCTCATCATGCAGAAACTCGGCGAGCCCTCTGCAGACGGCATCGCCCACCTTTCCTACGGCATGGTGGAACTGCCCCATGGCCGGATGAAAAGCCGCGAAGGGACGGTGGTGGATGCTGACGATCTCGTGGAGGAAATGGTGAGCACCGCTGCCAAATACACCGAAGAGCTCGGTAAAGTGAAAGATTTTACGGAAGAAGAGCTGCGCGAACTGTACGAAACGATCGGCCTGGGCGCCATGAAATTCTTCCTCCTGAAAGTGGACCCGAAAAAGAAAATGGTTTTCAACCCGGAAGAGTCTATCGACATCCATGGCTTTACCGGCCCGTTCATTCAATACAGCCACGCCCGCATCCGGTCGATTTTGCGCGAGTTTTCCGCGGAAGACCTTGCTGCATTGGCCACCTATCGCCACGCGGATGCGCTGCTGCCCATGGAAAAAGAGCTCATCAAGATCAACGAGCAGTTCGGCGAAGTGCTGGCGGAAGCCGGCCGCGAAATGAGCCCTTCCGTGATCGCGAACTACGCCTTCCTCCTGGCGCAAACCTTCAACTCGTTCTACGCGAAAAAGGAAAGCGGGAAATACACCTATTCCGTGCGCGACGCGGAAAACGAAGACAAGCGCAAGCTGCGCCTGCAGATCGCTTCCCTCACGGCCAATACCATCCGGCAGGCCATGAAATTCCTGGGCATCCGGGTACCTGAAAGAATGTAG
- a CDS encoding serine O-acetyltransferase: MMHQLLELLKQRHAAAGAVPYPSSEAVWQFCSDLISWMFPEHNGRVLDDAAIEQYAVRLETQLNDLLQHISAQLPEAPPAVSRQFMEMVPGIYGDLTKDAEAIFQGDPAATCLYEVIRAYPGFSAIAAYRVAHALHLLEVPLLPRVITEYAHARTGVDIHPAAEIAPYFCIDHGTGIVIGETTVIGPHVKIYQGVTLGALSIDKSMARAKRHPTIEEGVVIYAGATILGGDTIIGHHSVIGGNVWLIKSVDPHSRIYYKADGSIKVIEQ, translated from the coding sequence ATGATGCACCAACTACTCGAATTACTGAAACAGCGGCACGCTGCTGCCGGCGCTGTGCCATATCCCAGTTCGGAAGCTGTCTGGCAGTTTTGCAGCGACCTGATCAGCTGGATGTTTCCGGAGCATAACGGCCGGGTGCTGGACGATGCGGCCATCGAGCAATACGCGGTGCGGCTGGAAACGCAGCTGAACGATCTGCTGCAGCATATTTCGGCGCAATTGCCCGAAGCCCCGCCCGCAGTGAGCCGCCAGTTCATGGAGATGGTGCCGGGCATATACGGGGATTTGACGAAGGATGCGGAGGCCATTTTCCAGGGAGACCCCGCCGCCACGTGCCTATACGAAGTGATCCGGGCGTACCCCGGCTTCTCGGCGATTGCGGCGTACCGCGTGGCGCATGCGCTCCACCTGCTGGAAGTGCCGCTCCTGCCGCGCGTCATCACCGAATACGCGCACGCGCGAACGGGCGTCGACATCCACCCCGCGGCGGAGATCGCGCCGTATTTCTGTATAGACCATGGCACGGGGATCGTGATCGGTGAAACCACCGTCATCGGCCCCCACGTTAAAATATACCAGGGCGTAACGCTCGGCGCATTGAGCATCGACAAATCGATGGCCCGCGCCAAGCGCCACCCCACCATCGAAGAAGGCGTGGTGATCTACGCAGGTGCCACCATTTTGGGCGGAGACACCATCATCGGCCACCACAGCGTCATCGGCGGGAACGTGTGGCTCATCAAATCGGTGGACCCTCATTCCAGGATTTATTACAAAGCAGACGGTAGCATAAAAGTAATCGAACAATGA
- a CDS encoding MerR family transcriptional regulator — MNSFTIKDIESLTGIKAHTIRIWEQRYNVLRPKRKDTNHRVYDNGDLKHIMRIAYLYRHGYKISKIVGMSEEEIRQLSLEETGHKGNHLHQVYINQLVEAMIDFDQIRFEKIFHNVLLRMGFEQCILKVIYPYLERIGLLWLVDCVIPAQEHFAANIIRKKLMVAIDGLDIPQSSTECFMVFLPEGEWHEIPLLFMQYLLKKNGCTVVNFGANVPLEDLCFYTDRKQVDQIYTHIITNFPQRALDNFVKDLGRLFPTIPVTISGPQIARISVPLPENVKTLLSMDEVLQYARRMPVTTSS, encoded by the coding sequence TTGAACAGCTTTACGATAAAAGACATTGAAAGCCTCACCGGCATCAAGGCGCATACCATCCGAATATGGGAACAGCGCTACAATGTGCTTCGGCCCAAGCGGAAAGACACGAACCATCGCGTCTACGACAACGGCGACCTGAAGCACATCATGCGTATTGCTTACCTGTACCGGCATGGTTACAAGATATCGAAGATCGTGGGGATGTCGGAGGAAGAGATCAGGCAGCTTTCGCTGGAGGAGACCGGGCATAAGGGCAACCACCTGCACCAGGTCTACATCAACCAGCTCGTGGAGGCGATGATCGACTTCGACCAGATCCGTTTCGAAAAAATCTTCCACAACGTCTTGCTCCGCATGGGCTTCGAGCAGTGCATCCTGAAGGTGATCTACCCTTACCTGGAGCGCATCGGGCTGCTGTGGCTCGTGGATTGCGTCATCCCCGCACAGGAACATTTCGCCGCCAATATCATCCGGAAAAAGCTGATGGTCGCCATCGACGGGCTCGATATCCCGCAATCGTCCACCGAATGCTTCATGGTGTTCCTCCCCGAAGGCGAATGGCACGAAATCCCCCTCCTGTTCATGCAATACCTGCTGAAGAAAAATGGCTGCACGGTCGTGAACTTCGGCGCCAACGTGCCGCTGGAGGACCTTTGCTTCTATACCGACCGCAAACAGGTAGATCAGATCTATACCCACATCATCACCAATTTCCCGCAGCGCGCGCTCGATAATTTCGTAAAAGACCTCGGCCGCCTGTTCCCCACTATCCCCGTCACGATTTCCGGCCCGCAGATCGCCCGCATCTCCGTTCCCCTGCCCGAAAACGTGAAAACGCTCCTTTCGATGGACGAAGTGCTCCAATACGCCCGCCGAATGCCCGTAACTACTTCGTCCTGA
- a CDS encoding tetratricopeptide repeat protein, translating to MFLYRCILILCLLGPALQPVAASVPPFGGDRASELYRKGEQCMLEGRLDEAEQCFAAAIGANRKYVAPYLQLAVLYRLRHDGELARQRYLDLLKEVPEEPSALAGMAEVSFEQEAWEDALAWAMRAQEQGAPGMYAIIGMSYAALDHAREAIRAMERSLAEDPHQPALSRRLARLFAQEENYAAALRIYEKALKTDSTSADLYLESGMMHFNMENYKNAAGAFEMAARYGASGDADLYANLGIAYLQQAAYDDAIQNLKKALQLRSADIRIMQQLAHAYFKKQSYAEAAMQWDRILVLQPQNAFAMFMLGKSYICSGEVVKGQRICDQALQLH from the coding sequence ATGTTCCTATACCGCTGTATCCTTATCCTATGCCTATTGGGCCCGGCGCTTCAGCCTGTGGCCGCTTCGGTGCCTCCGTTCGGGGGCGACCGCGCTTCGGAATTATACAGAAAAGGCGAGCAATGCATGCTGGAAGGCAGGCTGGACGAAGCTGAGCAATGTTTTGCCGCAGCGATCGGGGCTAACCGGAAGTACGTGGCGCCCTATCTTCAGCTGGCGGTGCTGTACCGGCTGCGTCACGATGGCGAGCTGGCGCGGCAACGATATCTCGATTTATTGAAAGAAGTGCCGGAAGAACCTTCGGCGCTGGCAGGAATGGCGGAAGTGAGTTTCGAGCAGGAGGCCTGGGAGGATGCGCTCGCCTGGGCCATGCGTGCGCAGGAGCAGGGCGCGCCGGGCATGTATGCCATCATCGGGATGAGCTACGCCGCGCTCGACCATGCCAGGGAAGCCATCCGGGCCATGGAGCGCTCGCTGGCGGAAGATCCCCATCAACCCGCCCTTAGCCGGCGACTGGCCAGGCTGTTCGCACAGGAAGAAAATTACGCCGCGGCACTCAGAATTTACGAAAAAGCACTGAAGACAGACAGTACGTCTGCCGATTTATATTTGGAATCAGGAATGATGCATTTTAATATGGAAAACTACAAAAACGCCGCCGGCGCATTTGAAATGGCAGCCAGGTACGGAGCTTCCGGCGATGCGGACCTTTATGCAAACCTGGGTATCGCCTACCTTCAACAGGCAGCTTACGACGACGCCATTCAAAATCTTAAAAAAGCCCTCCAGTTGCGAAGCGCAGATATCCGCATTATGCAACAGCTGGCCCATGCCTACTTCAAAAAGCAAAGCTATGCGGAAGCGGCCATGCAATGGGACCGTATTCTCGTGCTCCAGCCGCAGAACGCCTTCGCGATGTTCATGCTCGGTAAATCCTATATCTGTTCGGGGGAAGTGGTGAAGGGGCAACGCATCTGCGATCAGGCGCTTCAGTTACATTAA
- a CDS encoding sigma-54 dependent transcriptional regulator, with product MANILIIDDEKSIRKTLSEILSYEGYKIDEAADGAEGFKMFQAKTYDAVLCDIKMPKMDGLEFLEKAREINGDVPIIMVSGHGNIDTAVDAVKKGAFDYISKPPDLNRLLITLRNALDKTTLVAETKTLRKKVNKTQEMIGESGPISKIKETIHKVAPTDARVLVTGENGAGKELVARWIHAFSNRANGPLVEVNCAAIPSELIESELFGHEKGSFTSAVKQRIGKFEQASGGTLFLDEIGDMSLSAQAKVLRALQEGKITRVGGDKEISVDVRVVAATNKDLLKEVEDKNFRLDLYHRLSVILIHVPSLNDRRDDVPLLVDHFLDLVCAEYGMARKTADKDAMKALQNHQWTGNIRELRNVVERLVILSGKTITADDVENYVVPNHDKKSHYLNDELLVLTKLHDFRDEVEKIFIEFMLQKNGWNVTKTAQALDIQRSHLYNKMERYGIRKTADGDE from the coding sequence ATGGCCAACATTCTGATCATCGACGACGAAAAGAGCATCCGCAAAACGCTCAGCGAGATACTCAGCTACGAAGGATATAAAATCGACGAAGCCGCCGACGGTGCCGAAGGCTTCAAGATGTTCCAGGCCAAAACCTACGACGCCGTGCTGTGCGATATCAAAATGCCGAAAATGGACGGGCTCGAATTCCTCGAAAAAGCCCGCGAAATCAACGGCGACGTTCCCATCATCATGGTTTCCGGCCACGGAAATATCGACACGGCGGTAGACGCAGTGAAGAAAGGCGCGTTCGACTATATCTCCAAACCTCCCGACCTGAACCGTTTGCTCATCACGCTGCGCAACGCGCTCGACAAAACCACCCTGGTGGCCGAAACGAAAACGCTGCGCAAGAAAGTGAACAAAACCCAGGAAATGATCGGCGAATCGGGGCCCATCTCCAAAATCAAGGAAACTATCCATAAAGTGGCGCCCACGGATGCGCGCGTGCTCGTGACCGGCGAAAACGGCGCCGGCAAGGAGCTCGTAGCCCGCTGGATCCATGCATTCAGCAACCGTGCCAACGGCCCGCTCGTTGAAGTAAACTGCGCCGCCATCCCGTCGGAGCTTATCGAATCCGAACTGTTCGGCCACGAAAAAGGCTCGTTCACCTCCGCCGTGAAACAACGCATCGGCAAGTTTGAACAAGCCAGCGGCGGAACACTGTTCCTCGACGAGATCGGCGATATGAGCCTCAGCGCACAAGCCAAAGTGCTGCGCGCCCTGCAGGAAGGCAAGATCACGAGAGTGGGAGGGGACAAGGAAATCAGTGTGGATGTTCGCGTAGTAGCGGCCACCAATAAGGATTTGCTGAAGGAAGTGGAAGACAAGAACTTCCGCCTCGACCTCTACCATCGCCTCAGCGTGATCCTGATCCACGTGCCGTCGCTCAACGACCGCCGCGACGATGTGCCCCTGCTGGTAGACCATTTCCTCGACCTCGTTTGCGCGGAATACGGCATGGCCCGTAAAACGGCAGACAAAGACGCGATGAAGGCGCTCCAGAACCATCAGTGGACGGGCAACATCCGCGAACTTCGGAACGTGGTGGAAAGACTGGTGATCCTTTCCGGGAAAACCATCACGGCAGACGATGTGGAAAATTACGTGGTACCTAATCACGACAAAAAAAGCCACTACCTGAATGACGAGCTGCTCGTTTTAACGAAGCTGCACGATTTCCGGGACGAAGTGGAAAAGATATTCATCGAATTCATGTTGCAAAAGAACGGATGGAACGTGACGAAAACCGCACAGGCGCTGGACATCCAGCGGAGCCATCTTTACAACAAGATGGAACGTTACGGCATCCGCAAAACAGCCGACGGGGATGAGTAA
- a CDS encoding cytidine deaminase: METTRHIIEFETYADISALPPEDAALLRQARTATKDAWAPYSRFRVGAAALLENGEVLTGTNQENASYPVGICAERTVLSVASGLHPNVPVLAIAVSYDNELARSVEPIAPCGICRQTLIEYQARFHRPIKLILGGLSGKVIVVADSADLMPLSFSAKSMK; encoded by the coding sequence ATGGAAACAACCCGGCACATCATAGAATTTGAGACATATGCAGACATCAGCGCGCTTCCGCCCGAAGACGCCGCGCTGTTGCGGCAGGCACGCACGGCCACGAAAGACGCCTGGGCGCCCTATTCCCGCTTCCGGGTGGGCGCGGCCGCATTGCTGGAGAACGGGGAAGTGCTGACCGGTACCAACCAGGAAAACGCCAGCTATCCCGTGGGTATCTGTGCGGAGCGGACGGTGCTTTCCGTGGCTTCGGGCCTGCATCCCAACGTGCCGGTATTGGCGATCGCCGTGAGCTACGACAACGAGCTGGCCCGTTCGGTGGAGCCCATCGCGCCCTGCGGCATCTGCCGGCAAACGCTCATAGAATACCAGGCACGGTTCCACCGGCCCATCAAACTCATCCTCGGCGGGCTTTCCGGAAAGGTTATCGTGGTGGCAGACAGCGCCGACCTGATGCCTTTATCATTTTCTGCAAAAAGTATGAAATAA
- the lepB gene encoding signal peptidase I, whose product MNLVFWKKKDGQPKKKKSAVREWLDAAIFAIIAATLIRTFIFEAYTIPTPSMEKTLLVNDFLFVSKVSYGPRIPMTPLAVPFTHHTLPFTKYTKAYSEAVQWKYRRLPGFSDIKRNDVVVFNFPEGDTVALEIQESGFYSDEVRKNGRDFVWNSYHVISRPVDKRENYIKRCVGIPGDSLAIRNGVIVVNGIAETPPPAGERYYTVQTQDGSNINPMRLEELGIEESPAGNVLNMTPSEAKSVESLGSAVTGVTPYVYDEPSPDVWPHDTANFKYTIDNFGPIYIPKKGATVKLDSASIELYRRIIAVYEGNKLEERGPNQFYINGQAASTYTFKMDYYWMMGDNRHRSLDSRFWGFVPEDHIVGKAWMIWMSYGKNGIRWSRLFRTIR is encoded by the coding sequence ATGAACCTGGTATTTTGGAAGAAGAAGGACGGCCAGCCGAAGAAAAAGAAGTCCGCGGTGCGGGAATGGCTGGATGCGGCTATCTTCGCCATTATCGCGGCAACGTTGATCCGTACCTTCATTTTCGAAGCCTACACCATCCCTACGCCATCCATGGAGAAGACCTTGCTGGTCAACGACTTCCTTTTCGTAAGTAAAGTTAGCTACGGCCCGCGCATCCCCATGACACCGCTTGCGGTACCCTTCACCCACCATACCCTTCCTTTCACGAAATACACCAAAGCCTATTCCGAGGCCGTTCAATGGAAATACCGCCGCCTGCCCGGTTTCAGCGATATCAAACGCAACGATGTTGTGGTATTCAACTTCCCCGAAGGAGACACCGTGGCTCTGGAAATCCAGGAAAGCGGGTTCTATTCGGACGAAGTGCGCAAAAACGGCCGCGATTTCGTGTGGAATTCCTATCATGTCATTTCCCGCCCGGTCGATAAACGCGAAAATTATATCAAAAGATGTGTGGGTATTCCGGGAGACAGTCTTGCCATCCGCAACGGTGTGATCGTCGTTAACGGCATCGCCGAAACCCCGCCGCCCGCAGGCGAACGGTATTACACCGTGCAAACGCAGGACGGCAGCAACATCAACCCCATGCGACTCGAAGAACTGGGGATCGAAGAATCGCCGGCCGGGAACGTGCTCAACATGACGCCCTCCGAAGCCAAATCCGTCGAAAGCCTCGGCTCCGCCGTTACCGGCGTTACGCCTTATGTGTACGACGAACCTTCTCCCGACGTTTGGCCCCACGATACCGCGAATTTCAAGTATACCATCGATAATTTCGGCCCCATCTACATTCCGAAGAAAGGTGCCACGGTGAAGCTGGACAGCGCCTCGATCGAGCTGTACCGCCGTATCATCGCGGTGTATGAAGGCAACAAGCTGGAAGAAAGAGGCCCCAACCAGTTCTATATCAATGGTCAGGCCGCCAGCACCTATACTTTCAAAATGGATTATTACTGGATGATGGGCGACAATCGCCATCGCTCCCTCGATTCCCGCTTCTGGGGCTTCGTTCCGGAAGATCATATCGTGGGCAAAGCCTGGATGATCTGGATGAGTTACGGCAAGAACGGCATCCGCTGGAGCCGCCTGTTCCGTACCATCAGATAA
- a CDS encoding alpha/beta hydrolase, whose translation MSKRHIYLISGLGADERVFERLVFPADCEVHYLPWIPPLNADEPISEYAGRMARRILHPEPILVGLSFGGMMSIEIARQLPVRQVVLISSVKNRQELPPYYNNFARKVLRRLPDRLLFTNRRFIVQLFMQCQSTEERLLLNDYLGKKDLRYMRWALNSILQWNNEWMPPGLLHIHGSSDRPFPRRYVTPTHTIVKGGHFMIMNRAPEISNILEKNLL comes from the coding sequence ATGAGTAAAAGACACATATACCTGATCAGTGGCCTGGGCGCCGACGAAAGGGTGTTCGAACGGCTGGTGTTCCCGGCCGATTGCGAAGTGCATTACCTTCCGTGGATCCCGCCCCTCAACGCCGATGAGCCCATCAGCGAATATGCAGGCCGCATGGCCCGGAGGATCCTCCACCCGGAGCCCATCCTCGTCGGACTTTCTTTTGGCGGCATGATGAGCATCGAGATCGCCCGGCAGTTGCCGGTGAGGCAGGTGGTCCTCATCTCCAGCGTCAAAAACCGGCAGGAATTACCGCCATACTACAACAACTTTGCGCGAAAAGTTTTGCGCCGCCTGCCCGACAGGCTGCTTTTCACCAACCGCCGCTTCATCGTACAGCTGTTCATGCAATGCCAGAGCACGGAAGAGCGGTTGTTGCTCAACGATTACCTGGGCAAAAAAGACCTCAGATACATGCGCTGGGCGCTGAATTCCATCCTGCAGTGGAACAACGAATGGATGCCGCCCGGCCTCCTCCACATCCATGGCAGTTCGGACAGGCCGTTCCCGCGGCGCTATGTTACCCCTACGCACACGATCGTCAAAGGCGGGCATTTCATGATCATGAACCGCGCGCCGGAAATCAGTAATATTCTGGAAAAAAATCTGCTGTAA
- a CDS encoding pyruvate dehydrogenase complex E1 component subunit beta codes for MRQIAFRQALREAMQEEMRRDERVFLMGEEVAEYNGAYKVSQGMLDEFGARRVIDTPIAELGFTAIGVGAAQNGLRPIVEFMTWNFAVLALDQILNTASKMLAMSGGQVGCPIVFRGPNGSAGQLGAQHSTAFENYYANIPGLKVVSVSNPYDAKGLLKAAIRDEDPVVFMESEQMYGDMGEVPEEEYIIPIGKADIKRAGKDVTIVSFNKMMKVALGAAEELAKEGIEAEVIDLRTIRPLDWFTILESVKKTNRLVIVEEQWPFSSISSEISYRIQKEGFDYLDAPIRRITAQDAPMHYAPNLVKLYLPDVERTVKLVKEVMYMKK; via the coding sequence ATGCGTCAGATAGCCTTCAGACAAGCCTTAAGAGAAGCCATGCAGGAAGAAATGCGCCGTGACGAACGGGTGTTCCTGATGGGAGAGGAAGTGGCAGAATACAACGGTGCCTATAAAGTTAGCCAGGGAATGCTCGATGAATTCGGCGCCCGCCGCGTGATCGACACGCCGATCGCCGAGCTGGGCTTCACCGCCATCGGTGTAGGCGCCGCACAGAACGGCCTCCGTCCGATCGTGGAATTCATGACCTGGAACTTCGCCGTACTGGCGCTGGACCAGATCCTCAACACCGCCTCCAAAATGCTGGCCATGTCTGGCGGACAGGTTGGCTGCCCCATCGTTTTCCGCGGCCCCAACGGTTCCGCAGGTCAGCTGGGCGCGCAACACTCCACCGCATTTGAAAATTATTACGCCAATATCCCCGGCCTGAAAGTAGTGTCCGTATCTAACCCTTACGACGCGAAAGGCCTTCTCAAAGCCGCTATCCGCGACGAAGATCCCGTGGTTTTCATGGAATCCGAGCAGATGTACGGCGATATGGGCGAAGTTCCGGAAGAAGAATACATCATCCCCATCGGTAAAGCGGATATCAAACGCGCCGGTAAGGACGTGACCATCGTTTCTTTCAACAAAATGATGAAAGTAGCCCTCGGCGCCGCCGAAGAACTGGCGAAAGAAGGTATCGAGGCCGAAGTGATCGACCTCCGCACCATCCGTCCGCTCGACTGGTTCACCATCCTGGAGTCGGTTAAGAAAACCAACCGCCTGGTGATCGTGGAAGAACAGTGGCCGTTCTCCAGCATCTCTTCCGAGATTTCCTACCGCATCCAGAAAGAAGGTTTCGACTACCTGGACGCGCCCATCCGCCGCATCACCGCGCAAGACGCTCCCATGCACTACGCGCCCAACCTCGTGAAACTGTATCTCCCCGACGTGGAGCGTACCGTGAAACTGGTGAAGGAAGTGATGTACATGAAAAAGTAA